The Streptomyces sp. NBC_01268 genome window below encodes:
- a CDS encoding class I SAM-dependent methyltransferase has translation MPDERPQTRAAPTVPRPQAGHHTGPAPWNFPMTVEMEWESPMSSISTPETAADLAAVATLLEMADRLGIVPLLERGDPVTAAELAVAADVPEEGMAGFLATLVAAALLVPTGVKEFRVADDFADRIHQSGYLTWSLRANQPYVQHPAEFLRDPAAAAAQYSRDGREVAVSSRWIGSQGFYPAATEVILGARPKRIVDLGAGAAGLLIDLLGRLPESTGVALDMSAGACREASRAALAAGVGERLTVVERPIQSIADDPGPVAGADVIHAGFVFHDIVQEGDVFDRVLRQCREALRPGGIMAITDAVPYASAERERRFSALFTYLHAGFMNVTLPPEEDWLARFRQAGFEQAECVPHRFPGGRLFIATK, from the coding sequence ATGCCCGATGAGCGACCCCAGACCCGCGCGGCGCCGACCGTGCCGCGCCCGCAGGCCGGGCACCACACCGGTCCGGCCCCGTGGAACTTCCCGATGACCGTCGAAATGGAGTGGGAGAGCCCGATGTCAAGCATCAGCACCCCGGAGACCGCAGCCGATCTCGCCGCCGTCGCCACCCTGCTGGAGATGGCCGACCGCTTGGGGATCGTCCCCCTGCTGGAGCGCGGTGACCCGGTCACCGCCGCCGAGCTGGCCGTGGCCGCGGACGTGCCCGAGGAGGGCATGGCCGGATTCCTGGCCACCCTGGTCGCCGCGGCGCTGCTCGTGCCGACCGGTGTCAAGGAGTTCCGGGTCGCGGACGACTTCGCCGACCGGATCCACCAGTCCGGCTACCTCACCTGGTCGTTGCGGGCCAACCAGCCGTACGTGCAGCATCCCGCCGAGTTCCTCCGCGACCCGGCCGCCGCGGCGGCGCAGTACAGCCGCGACGGGCGCGAGGTCGCGGTCAGTTCCCGGTGGATCGGCAGCCAGGGCTTCTACCCGGCCGCCACCGAGGTGATCCTGGGGGCGCGCCCGAAGCGGATCGTCGACCTCGGCGCCGGTGCCGCCGGTCTGCTGATCGACCTGCTCGGCCGGCTCCCGGAGAGCACCGGGGTGGCCCTGGACATGAGCGCGGGCGCGTGCCGGGAGGCGTCCCGCGCGGCGCTGGCGGCGGGGGTCGGCGAGCGTCTGACGGTGGTGGAGCGTCCGATCCAGTCGATCGCCGACGACCCGGGGCCGGTGGCGGGCGCCGATGTCATCCACGCCGGGTTCGTCTTCCACGACATCGTGCAGGAGGGCGACGTCTTCGACCGCGTGCTGCGCCAGTGCCGGGAGGCGCTGCGCCCGGGAGGCATCATGGCGATCACCGACGCCGTGCCGTACGCGTCGGCGGAGCGCGAGCGCCGGTTCAGCGCGCTCTTCACCTACCTGCACGCCGGGTTCATGAACGTGACGCTGCCTCCGGAGGAGGACTGGCTGGCCCGCTTCCGGCAGGCCGGTTTCGAGCAGGCCGAGTGCGTGCCGCACCGGTTCCCCGGCGGCCGGCTCTTCATCGCGACCAAGTGA